The window GTTTTTCTCGGAAACGGCATCAGGATACCAACGGTACCCCCATTCAATAGCATATTTGTCATACAATCCGATTTTTGGAGTAATTGCGGTAACACCATCTTCCGGCTGCGCCACATAATTGTAACGTGCATAATCCATAATCGAAGGTGCTGTACCTCCCATTTCATCTGTAAACTTTTTTGACCGCAATGATTCTACAGGGAAAGCAAATGACGACCCCATATTGTGTTTCAAACCAAATGTATGCCCTACTTCGTGAGAAGAAACAAAACGAATAGCTTCACCCATGTGTTCATCACTGAATACATTACCTCTTGCTTTTGGATCAATAGGTCCGGTCTGAATTCTCATCCATTCCTGAAGAGAAGTCATTACATTGTGCCACCAAATAATATCAGATTCAATAATCTCACCACTTCTTGGATCGACCACAGAAGGTCCCATCGCATTAGATTTTGGTGAAGCAGCATAGGTGATCACCGAATATCTTACATCATCAATATCGAAATCTTTATCATTTTCATCCGGCATTTTTGCGATAACAGCATTTTTAAAACCAGCCTTTTCAAAAGCGGTTTGCCAATCGTAAACCCCTGCGATGATTTTTTTACGCCATTGGATAGGTGTTGCAGGATCAATATAGTAAACGATAGGCTTTTTAGGCTCTACCAACTCTCCTCTCAGATATTTTTCTTTATCTTCATCTTTAGGTTCCAAACGCCATCTTGTAATGAAACGTTTTTCATCCATTTTTTGTTGACGGTCATTAAAAGCCCAATGTTTTTCGCTGAAGAAACCAACTCTAGAATCATCAGTTCTAGAATCCATCGGAACTTTAGAAAGCAATACAATATTACTCGTTACACCTAGTGTTACAGGTAAATCAACACCTCCTTCATTCACCGTTGTTGTCAATTGAGATTTAACGACAAGATTTTGAGGGAATGTTTTTACGCTTTCAATATAAGAAAGATTTGACTTTACCGAACCTCCAAGACCAACATTTGCCAAAACATCATTGAAACTCTTTTGGTTTCCGTCAAAAACTTTATTTACTTTAATGGCTACCGAAGTAGAATCGGTGTTTTGTGCCTCAATATCAAAAACTTCAATCACAGATTCTGAAAAATTATCTTTAACAGACCTTGTGATTACATCATTTTTTGGAGACGAAACTTGTGGAACGACGGTTTTCACCCAAATCTTTTTCGCGACATAATCACGATGAAAAGAAATGACTTTATTCTCGTAATTCATTCCTTTGTTTAATCCCGCTTCATTTACCTGCATCGGAACTTGTGACAGCTTATTAACCACCAAAAACTGGCGCCCGATTAAACTGTCCGGAATTTCAAAATAAATATCTGTTTTTACCTGAATCGTATTAAAAAGACCTTTTTTATAAGTTCCTTTTTTGATCAGCTCATCAATTTTTTTAGTTTTCTTTGAGGAAGTATCTGTTTTAGCAGATTTCTCTTTGTCGGTTTTTACAGTATCTTTTTTCTGTGCAAAAGCTGCAGGAGAGGCTAAACTAAGCCCCAGATACAGTGCAAGCCTGTAATTCTTCATTAAAATAGTACATTTCATGCCCTCTAGGTTTTCAGTAGGCAAAAATATGACCTACAAAACTACATCTATATTAATAGAGAGTGAAAGGGTGAATTATGGGAGTGAATGGATTTTTATACTTTTAATCCATAACAGGCAAGAAACAGATAAAATACCCGTCTTGCACATATATATCAAGATTATTATTCTTAAAATACCCGTAAATCTGGCTTAAATAATCTAAACCAAACTTTACGCTTTGTACATTTTCCGTTTTGGGTTGCCACGTGTTTTTCACAATAATTCCATCTTTTTCAACAGTAATAATGATGGCTAAAGGATTGTCTATGGTGGCAATATTATGTTTTATAGCATTCTCTGTAACCAATTGAAGAGACAAATAAGGAATTCTTTTTTCTAAACTTTCTTCGTGATTGATCATTAATTCAAAACTAATTTCTTCGTCGAATCTGCTTTTCAAGAGATCCATATATTGTTTAATAAAGCTGATTTCCTGTGCCACAGGAACCAAATTTTCTTTCGGTGGAACAATAAGATATCGGTAAATCTTTGAAAGATTCATTGTAAACTTCTGTGCATTTTCCCTGTTCAGACCAATCAACATGTAAAGAGAATTTAAAGAATTGAAAAGAAAATGTGGATTGATGTTATTTTTAAGCTGCTGAAGCTGGTTTAATGCTTCTTCTCTATGCATTTTTTCATTTTCAACAAGCAACATATTTTTTTCAGACTGCATTTTTTCTTTCTCCTGAAATGCCATATTTGTTGCTCTATAGAACAAAATAAATACCGTCACAATAAGAAGTAAAGCCGCAAGAAAAATGTAAACAGTATATCTTTTAGTTTGATTTACACTCTCATCGATTAGAAAACTCACGTAATTTACAGCTGCATACCCCTCAAAATTATCAGTTTTTAAAGGTTTTATAAATCGGATAACTTCTACATCAAGGTATTCTGAAATGGTATTCCTTTCGGTATATCCTAGTTCAGCTTTGCTCGTTAAAGTGTCTTGTGGCCGAATATCTGTAAAATCAAAAATATTTTTCCCCAAATACTTTTTATCAGGATGCGTAATACAGATTCCTTCTTTTGAAAAAACATAAGTATATGTATTTGGAGACTGATCAACCGTAGAAAAATACTGATGAAGATTGTCAAGACTTACGGCAGAACCGTAATACA is drawn from Chryseobacterium muglaense and contains these coding sequences:
- a CDS encoding zinc-dependent metalloprotease, which translates into the protein MKCTILMKNYRLALYLGLSLASPAAFAQKKDTVKTDKEKSAKTDTSSKKTKKIDELIKKGTYKKGLFNTIQVKTDIYFEIPDSLIGRQFLVVNKLSQVPMQVNEAGLNKGMNYENKVISFHRDYVAKKIWVKTVVPQVSSPKNDVITRSVKDNFSESVIEVFDIEAQNTDSTSVAIKVNKVFDGNQKSFNDVLANVGLGGSVKSNLSYIESVKTFPQNLVVKSQLTTTVNEGGVDLPVTLGVTSNIVLLSKVPMDSRTDDSRVGFFSEKHWAFNDRQQKMDEKRFITRWRLEPKDEDKEKYLRGELVEPKKPIVYYIDPATPIQWRKKIIAGVYDWQTAFEKAGFKNAVIAKMPDENDKDFDIDDVRYSVITYAASPKSNAMGPSVVDPRSGEIIESDIIWWHNVMTSLQEWMRIQTGPIDPKARGNVFSDEHMGEAIRFVSSHEVGHTFGLKHNMGSSFAFPVESLRSKKFTDEMGGTAPSIMDYARYNYVAQPEDGVTAITPKIGLYDKYAIEWGYRWYPDAVSEKNALRNLIEKHQDDPTYFYGEQQSYLETIDPRSQSEDLGDDAMKASEYGMKNLKIVIDNLLKWTYEDGKKYTDAGKLYLGAIGQWDLYSGHVMANVGGVYLDHTVFGSNKKAYEAVPAETQKRAVDYLVKNAINLPEWLFFNSITEKIYPVKNSPMGPYEQTPYNLARGMQYGNLYSLFMDDRLLRMLENELKHQVSGSKEEIYTVENLFDQVRGSIFNKKGSLTILEKMTQKNYVDALIVSVNKLFEKTAVKAIKTDKTLNIPMICNFQEEAQSLRNINYSSMKRVSEVTTYKRAELQKVLSLLNKSKNKGDDASRAHYADLIIRIKEALNK
- a CDS encoding histidine kinase, whose amino-acid sequence is MKINFKHVLTQRSVFIAALSVCFIAAVAFAVLSLLITHDSRKNNEEFARKTFLRKYETVEKEFKNIEDYQYLLRALIQKDGLKNYKDYSSVLNNLNKRRKLVPYSWYYYYNGVSGESGNKDLLSDILKKDQKIENYTKIKNKGPGNFNNYLITHNDSIYWLSYDSLLQANKKMLYYGSAVSLDNLHQYFSTVDQSPNTYTYVFSKEGICITHPDKKYLGKNIFDFTDIRPQDTLTSKAELGYTERNTISEYLDVEVIRFIKPLKTDNFEGYAAVNYVSFLIDESVNQTKRYTVYIFLAALLLIVTVFILFYRATNMAFQEKEKMQSEKNMLLVENEKMHREEALNQLQQLKNNINPHFLFNSLNSLYMLIGLNRENAQKFTMNLSKIYRYLIVPPKENLVPVAQEISFIKQYMDLLKSRFDEEISFELMINHEESLEKRIPYLSLQLVTENAIKHNIATIDNPLAIIITVEKDGIIVKNTWQPKTENVQSVKFGLDYLSQIYGYFKNNNLDIYVQDGYFICFLPVMD